From the genome of Pyramidobacter piscolens W5455, one region includes:
- a CDS encoding DUF5662 family protein, with protein MHPFLHFKTITRHKLLVMKFCFRLGLYWQGLLHDLSKYAPVEFFVGAKYYQGTCSPNNAERLDKGYSAAWLHHKGRNKHHFEYWIDYAVGDGADGAAPPMCGMEMPRKYVAEMFCDRVAASMIYLGEKYTDAAPWEYYEKFKSHYLIHPNTAALLEEALRVLKDEGESRAFEWVHTHILHERNAPRRGKRRTE; from the coding sequence ATGCATCCGTTTCTTCACTTCAAAACGATCACGCGGCACAAGCTGCTGGTGATGAAATTCTGTTTCCGTCTCGGACTGTACTGGCAGGGCCTGCTGCACGATCTGTCGAAGTACGCGCCCGTCGAGTTTTTCGTGGGGGCCAAGTATTACCAGGGCACGTGCAGCCCCAACAACGCCGAGCGCCTCGACAAGGGCTACAGCGCGGCGTGGCTGCATCACAAGGGACGCAACAAACATCATTTCGAATACTGGATCGACTACGCCGTCGGCGACGGCGCAGACGGCGCGGCCCCGCCGATGTGCGGCATGGAGATGCCGCGGAAATACGTGGCGGAGATGTTCTGCGACCGCGTCGCCGCCAGCATGATCTATCTCGGCGAAAAGTACACCGACGCCGCGCCGTGGGAATATTACGAAAAATTCAAGAGCCATTACCTCATCCATCCCAACACGGCGGCGCTGCTCGAAGAAGCGTTGCGCGTGCTCAAGGACGAGGGCGAATCGCGCGCGTTCGAATGGGTACATACGCATATTCTGCACGAGAGAAACGCGCCCCGCCGCGGAAAAAGGCGGACCGAATGA